One genomic window of Punica granatum isolate Tunisia-2019 chromosome 1, ASM765513v2, whole genome shotgun sequence includes the following:
- the LOC116216006 gene encoding chaperone protein dnaJ 49, which produces MDGNKDEALRCMRIAEQAIASGNKERALKFIRISHRLNPNLPVAGLLDACEKLGSAPPPSSFDEGSINTTENGHGSARSKESLNGERNYTEEHVQLIKQVRRNQDYYAILGVEKTCSVEEIRKAYRKLSLKVHPDKNKAPGSEEAFKKVSRAFKCLSDSDSRRQYDQTGLVEEFEPSVRHNVRRRRRRRTGHDLFEDDFDPDEIFRAFFGQGDLFRASHAYRTGQTASRPCRREEPDTAGFSFMVVLQILPFFIIFLLAYLPFTEPEYSLFKNYSYQIPKTTEQHGVEFFVKSSTFDARYSPGSAARANFEDNVIKDYKNMLRRYCHVEMQRRQWNKRLPTPNCNKLQNLGVA; this is translated from the coding sequence ATGGATGGTAATAAGGATGAGGCGTTGAGGTGTATGCGTATCGCGGAGCAAGCGATTGCCTCGGGCAACAAAGAGCGCGCTTTAAAATTCATCAGGATCTCGCACCGGCTGAACCCGAATTTGCCCGTTGCTGGGCTGTTGGATGCGTGCGAGAAGCTCGGTTCTGCTCCTCCCCCGTCCTCCTTTGATGAGGGCTCAATTAACACGACTGAGAACGGGCATGGTTCGGCGAGGAGTAAGGAGTCTTTGAATGGAGAGAGGAATTACACTGAAGAACATGTGCAGTTGATTAAGCAGGTGAGAAGAAACCAGGACTACTATGCGATTCTTGGTGTTGAGAAGACTTGTTCAGTTGAGGAGATTAGGAAGGCATATAGGAAGTTGTCGTTAAAGGTCCATCCTGATAAGAATAAGGCTCCGGGTTCAGAGGAGGCATTTAAGAAAGTATCCAGAGCATTCAAGTGCTTGAGCGATAGTGATTCGAGGAGGCAGTACGATCAGACAGGGCTGGTTGAGGAATTTGAGCCTAGCGTGCGGCACAATGttaggaggaggaggagaagaagaactGGGCATGACTTGTTTGAGGATGACTTTGATCCAGATGAGATATTCCGGGCCTTTTTTGGACAAGGGGACCTGTTTAGGGCATCCCATGCTTATAGAACAGGACAAACAGCCAGCCGTCCCTGTCGGAGGGAGGAACCCGATACAGCTGGGTTTAGTTTCATGGTCGTTCTGCAGATATTGCCATTCTTTATCATCTTCTTGCTGGCGTACCTACCCTTCACAGAGCCAGAGTATTCATTGTTCAAGAATTACTCTTATCAGATCCCTAAGACGACTGAACAACATGGAGTGGAATTCTTCGTTAAATCGTCAACTTTCGATGCTCGCTATTCACCGGGAAGTGCTGCACGTGCTAATTTCGAGGATAATGTGATTAAGGATTACAAGAACATGCTTCGGCGATATTGCCACGTAGAAATGCAGAGGCGCCAATGGAATAAGAGGTTGCCTACTCCTAATTGCAACAAGCTACAAAATCTTGGAGTCGCCTGA
- the LOC116211239 gene encoding condensin-2 complex subunit D3 codes for MADDAILSILTELEGLQNRNLSTPLAEQTLHDLHRLLHGASDDPETMVLFYEGLASRNIAVSSLTQSISSVMEAGPGPGSTRISLLASDVYLSLILAPTAPVFTLFNPVAFLSLLHSVRRFFKSRPAGQPDEPGSGSSGGRKRGGGRVRKSQRGSIVRDGEGSEFGILVSVLKMLELVMDLIHLDRFLESLKCLIQTVAEIPVLSLDSFPGSGNQYCKLTELCSRVLCKVLRPEHGEVAESAAEVLKSLCPMILLGKSQARNFALSFVKDTMMGLTKEFDGVQKAVINLPKYLAHKAPEKAEPRALAVESIMEVVRLMEHSAQIGFVEYVVKMSEGKSNLRLLGVDLLVILMILLGDTLLENEDSVDMEMRDLWLGNCLQALLKRCSDSSSVIRARALSNLAQMIGHFLGNGKNISMFKEVLGLGEGQSSGINELLRKRCVDEKAAVRRAAINLVTKLTALMGGEFDINVLKTLGMACSDPLVSIRKAAISALSEAFRNFPHENVAIEWLHSVPRLISDNETSLQEESENLFLELVLDRVSTAGGSSADRVLTLLQEICHGEVVPWVKKVCTNLGKKNRLRPRVALTLQNIIRESESLWLSQSMPIERWTAPQGAWFLLSEVSAYVPKSVEWEFLHHYWQLLDKSAERGETQSFPDDGGLLGEYNATEPDSISWASDRVFLLQTISNVSLELPSGPAADLAQKLLKQIGGFNMHPTEVKAHVKALRTLCKQKASSQEEAEALVLRWVNQLLSEASGILEKYVSEEGSRTNNKEPNFFTPPRSKNRSSRRQTKSLSRATNAVYTIGSLLLACPSADTSTIIPTLHTIITSGNLNTDPKLKKLTSSSVSFKQIAPSLYIQAWVTMGKICLADGKLAKRYIPLFMQELEKSDLAALRNNLVVVMADFCVRYTALVDCYITKITRCLCDPCELVRRQTFILMSRLLQRDYVKWRGVLFLRFLLSLVDESEKIRQLSDYLFGNILKVKAPLLAYNSFVEAVFVLNDCRAHSGHFTSQGPRAENRVFSIRGNDEISRSKRMHIYISLLKQMAPEHLLATFAKICAEILAAASDGMLNIEDLTGQSVLQDAFRILACKEIRIPTSRGAASDSPEIEEDVADPGASSSSAAKGRAISQAVRKGLIQNMIPIFIELKRLLEAKNSPLIGSLMDCLRLLLKDYRNEIEDMLVADRQLQKELVYDMQKHEAAARARPEEASTRAAEATARSVLREVNRGIATPPLKSLSVPKVKDPNGGMGPTSGGSRSDRPREVLESLRRKQPFIPDGED; via the exons ATGGCGGACGATGCCATACTTTCAATTCTCACGGAACTCGAGGGTCTTCAAAACCGAAATCTGTCAACCCCATTAGCCGAACAAACCCTCCATGACCTCCACAGACTGTTACACGGCGCCAGCGACGACCCCGAAACCATGGTGCTGTTCTATGAAGGCCTAGCTTCCCGGAACATCGCTGTATCCTCCCTGACCCAGTCCATCTCCTCGGTCATGGAGGCAGGTCCTGGCCCGGGCTCGACCCGGATCTCACTCTTAGCCTCTGATGTGTACCTGTCCCTGATTCTTGCCCCGACTGCTCCTGTTTTCACGCTGTTCAACCCTGTGGCGTTTCTCTCTCTGCTCCACTCTGTCCGGCGGTTCTTCAAGTCCAGACCAGCGGGCCAGCCTGATGAACCGGGAAGCGGGTCCAGTGGTGGGAGGAAACGGGGCGGCGGGCGCGTGAGGAAGTCACAAAGAGGCAGCATTGTGCGCGACGGGGAGGGCAGCGAGTTCGGGATTCTGGTCTCTGTGTTGAAAATGTTGGAACTTGTCATGGATTTGATTCATTTGGACAGGTTCCTCGAGAGCCTCAAGTGTCTGATACAAACCGTAGCTGAAATTCCTGTTCTGTCTCTCGATTCTTTCCCGGGTTCGGGGAATCAGTACTGTAAACTAACTGAGCTCTGTTCTCGGGTCTTATGCAAAGTTCTCCGACCAGAGCACGGTGAGGTAGCAGAGTCTGCCGCTGAGGTGTTGAAGTCCTTGTGCCCGATGATCTTGCTAGGTAAATCACAGGCCAGGAACTTCGCTCTTAGTTTCGTGAAAGACACTATGATGGGGTTGACAAAGGAGTTTGATGGGGTTCAAAAAGCAGTCATAAATTTGCCAAAGTACTTGGCACACAAGGCCCCAGAGAAGGCTGAGCCCCGTGCTTTGGCAGTAGAGTCGATAATGGAAGTAGTTCGATTGATGGAGCATAGTGCTCAAATTGGATTTGTCGAGTATGTGGTAAAGATGAGCGAGGGGAAGAGCAATTTGCGGCTTTTGGGGGTTGATCTTCTTGTAATTTTGATGATATTGCTGGGAGATACCTTGCTGGAGAACGAAGATTCTGTGGATATGGAAATGAGAGATTTGTGGTTAGGGAACTGTCTACAGGCGTTGCTCAAGCGTTGTTCAGACTCGAGTTCTGTGATCCGGGCTCGCGCCTTGTCAAACTTGGCTCAAATGATTGGCCATTTTTTGGGCAATGGGAAGAATATCTCGATGTTTAAGGAAGTTTTGGGGCTCGGAGAAGGGCAGAGCAGCGGGATCAATGAGCTCTTGAGGAAAAGGTGTGTCGATGAGAAGGCAGCAGTGAGAAGAGCTGCCATTAATCTTGTCACGAAGTTAACAGCTCTTATGGGCGGTGAGTTCGACATAAATGTGCTCAAGACTCTGGGAATGGCTTGTTCAGATCCACTTGTTAGCATAAGGAAAGCGGCGATTTCAGCCTTGTCCGAG GCTTTCAGGAATTTCCCACATGAAAATGTTGCCATAGAGTGGCTTCACTCCGTACCTCGCTTAATATCCGATAATGAAACCAGTCTTCAGGAAGAGAGTGAGAACCTGTTTCTTGAACTTGTACTGGACCGAGTATCAACAGCTGGGGGATCTTCTGCAGACCGAGTTCTCACTCTGCTTCAAGAGATTTGCCATGGAGAAGTTGTACCTTGGGTGAAGAAAGTTTGCACAAACTTGGGCAAGAAAAATCGGCTCAGGCCCAGAGTTGCCTTAACACTCCAAAACATCATCAGGGAATCAGAGAGTCTGTGGTTGAGCCAGTCAATGCCGATTGAGAGGTGGACCGCCCCACAGGGTGCTTGGTTTCTCCTCTCTGAAGTTTCGGCTTATGTTCCAAAATCAGTTGAGTGGGAATTCCTCCACCATTACTGGCAACTCCTCGACAAAAGTGCAGAAAGAGGCGAGACACAGAGCTTCCCAGATGATGGAGGTTTGTTGGGTGAGTACAATGCCACTGAGCCGGACTCCATTTCTTGGGCCAGTGACCGGGTCTTCCTCTTGCAGACAATCTCTAATGTCTCGCTTGAACTTCCTTCTGGCCCTGCTGCTGACCTGGCTCAGAAATTGCTCAAACAAATTGGGGGGTTTAACATGCATCCGACGGAG GTCAAAGCTCATGTAAAAGCCCTGAGGACGCTGTGTAAGCAGAAGGCTTCTTCTCAGGAGGAAGCTGAGGCACTGGTCCTCAGGTGGGTTAATCAACTCCTCTCTGAAGCCTCTGGAATTCTCGAGAAGTACGTCTCCGAGGAGGGCTCACGAACAAACAATAAAGAACCCAACTTCTTCACACCCCCAAGAAGTAAGAACAGAAGCAGCAGGCGACAAACCAAGTCATTGTCTCGAGCAACCAATGCAGTTTACACAATTGGGTCTTTACTGCTTGCCTGTCCTTCTGCTGACACAAGCACAATTATCCCGACACTGCACACTATAATTACTTCAGGAAATTTAAATACTGACCCGAAGTTGAAGAAGTTGACAAGCTCTTCAGTTTCTTTCAAGCAGATAGCTCCTTCTCTGTATATTCAGGCTTGGGTGACCATGGGAAAGATTTGTCTTGCGGATGGAAAACTTGCAAAGCGATATATTCCTCTGTTCATGCAG GAGCTTGAGAAAAGCGATTTGGCTGCTCTAAGGAATAATCTTGTTGTGGTCATGGCAGATTTCTGTGTTCGTTACACTGCCCTGGTTGATTG CTACATAACGAAGATCACTAGGTGCCTCTGTGACCCATGTGAACTTGTCAGAAGGCAGACGTTTATCCTTATGTCGAGATTGCTGCAG aGAGACTATGTCAAGTGGAGAGGAGTGCTGTTTCTTCGGTTCCTCCTTTCTCTCGTCGATGAATCAGAAAAGATAAGACAGCTCTCTGATTACCTCTTTGGAAACATCCTGaaag TGAAGGCGCCACTCTTGGCATATAACAGTTTCGTGGAAGCTGTTTTTGTTCTGAATGATTGCCGGGCACACAGTGGACATTTCACCTCACAGGGTCCACGTGCCGAGAATCGAGTGTTCTCGATAAG GGGCAACGACGAGATTTCAAGGTCGAAGAggatgcatatttatatttcattgctCAAACAAATGGCTCCGGAGCACTTATTAGCTACATTTGCAAAGATATGTGCCGAAATACTTGCTGCTGCTTCTGATGGTATGCTCAATATTGAGGATCTAACCGGACAGTCCGTTCTTCAG GATGCTTTTCGAATTTTGGCATGCAAGGAGATCAGAATCCCGACAAGCCGTGGGGCCGCCTCGGATTCCCCGGAAATCGAGGAAGATGTGGCAGACCCAGGGGCGTCGTCTTCATCTGCTGCTAAAGGAAGGGCCATCAGCCAGGCGGTAAGAAAGGGGCTGATTCAGAACATGATTCCGATATTTATCGAGCTCAAGCGGCTCCTCGAGGCTAAGAACAGTCCCCTTATTGGCTCCCTAATGGACTGCCTCCGTCTCCTCCTCAAGGACTACAG GAATGAGATCGAGGATATGCTGGTGGCCGACAGGCAGCTCCAGAAGGAGCTTGTCTACGATATGCAGAAGCACGAGGCAGCTGCCAGGGCCCGACCCGAGGAGGCCTCGACTCGGGCAGCTGAAGCCACGGCTCGCTCGGTGCTCCGGGAAGTGAATAGAGGGATTGCAACTCCACCACTGAAGTCTCTCAGTGTCCCCAAGGTCAAGGATCCCAACGGAGGGATGGGGCCGACATCCGGCGGCAGCCGGAGCGACCGGCCGAGGGAGGTGTTAGAGTCGTTGAGGAGGAAGCAGCCATTTATTCCTGATGGTGAGGACTAA
- the LOC116216015 gene encoding uncharacterized protein LOC116216015, with translation MIEERQGSSRPPYGVLLAVAIGAILMVPAVIGDGGEAVTEAISELLSPLGLLLAPVILVFTIRFLSSDRGSYLSNVFSAGEWDSSHMTGGTPIGGALFLVLTLVLLYSKVSIFGGDSGE, from the coding sequence ATGATTGAAGAGCGACAGGGCAGCAGCAGGCCGCCGTACGGGGTGCTGCTCGCGGTGGCCATCGGTGCCATTCTTATGGTCCCGGCTGTCATTGGCGATGGAGGAGAAGCTGTGACTGAGGCGATCTCGGAGCTGCTTAGCCCCCTTGGGCTCCTCCTCGCACCCGTGATCTTAGTGTTCACCATTCGGTTTCTCTCTTCTGATCGGGGTTCATACTTGTCCAATGTTTTCTCTGCTGGAGAATGGGACAGCTCTCACATGACTGGTGGGACACCGATTGGCGGAGCGCTGTTTCTCGTTCTTACACTGGTCCTGCTGTACAGCAAGGTCTCGATCTTTGGTGGCGATTCAGGCGAATGA